One segment of Salvelinus alpinus chromosome 1, SLU_Salpinus.1, whole genome shotgun sequence DNA contains the following:
- the LOC139576591 gene encoding transcription elongation factor 1 homolog, giving the protein MGRRKSKRKPPPKKKLTGNLDTQFTCPFCNHEKSCDVKMERTRNTGIISCTVCLEEFQTPITYLSEPVDVYSDWIDACEAANQ; this is encoded by the exons ATGGGACGCCGAAAGTCAAAGAGGAAGCCACCTCCCAAAAAGAAACTGACGGGTAACTTGGACACCCAATTCACCTGTCCCTTTTGTAACCACGAGAAGTCCTGTGATGTCAAAAT GGAACGCACTCGAAACACAGGAATAATATCGTGCACCGTCTGCTTGGAAGAATTCCAGACCCCCATTACTT ATCTTTCAGAACCAGTGGATGTTTACAGTGATTGGATAGATGCTTGCGAAGCAGCCAATCAGTAG
- the LOC139576573 gene encoding transmembrane protein 205-like — protein sequence MVTQGEPTDLVKVLHLLVLSFAWGMQLWVSFIAGFALVKQVTLHTFGLVQSKLFPVYFYCLLGSNFVSLAVYAVYHPRELLDWHESLQMALYFLAVIMAGLNAQWFGPSATEVMFKLREVEQEHGLGNQIGIGSQREAYAKLREQDPKYKAYKSTFGHYHGLSNLCNLIGFICTTTNIVYTALNLHTI from the exons ATGGTCACACAAGGGGAGCCTACAGATTTGGTGAAAGTGCTGCACCTGCTGGTGCTGTCCTTCGCATGGGGAATGCAGTTGTGGGTCTCCTTTATAGCAG GTTTTGCACTGGTGAAGCAGGTAACACTGCACACCTTTGGGCTGGTGCAAAGCAAGCTGTTCCCTGTCTATTTCTATTGCCTACTGGGCAGCAACTTTGTCAGCCTTGCTGTGTATGCAGTCTACCACCCCAGAGAGCTGCTGGATTGGCACGAAAGCCTGCAG ATGGCCCTGTACTTTTTGGCAGTCATCATGGCAGGTCTAAACGCACAGTGGTTCGGCCCGTCTGCCACAGAGGTCATGTTCAAGCTGCGGGAGGTGGAGCAGGAGCATGGCCTGGGGAACCAAATAGGGATAGGGAGCCAGAGGGAAGCTTACGCCAAACTCAGGGAGCAGGATCCCAAGTACAAGGCCTACAAGAGCACCTTTGGCCACTATCATGGCCTGTCCAACTTATGCAACCTGATTGGGTTTATCTGCACAACCACCAACATAGTGTACACAGCTCTCAATTTACACACCATTTAG
- the LOC139576560 gene encoding calponin-1-like, giving the protein MSKNFKGGPSFGLSAEVKSKLAQKYDPQKEEELRLWIQDVTGKKIADPFMENLKDGVILCELINTLQPGSVRKINTSPQNWHQLENIGNFVRAITVYGMKPYDLFEANDLFENTNYTQVQSTLITLAGIAQSKGFHSKHDMGVKYATAHQRRFAPDMLKEGRNVIGLQMGTNKLASQKGMTSYGTRRHLYDPRGGMENPLDQSTISLQMGTNKGANQSGMTAPGTRRHIYDKSLGLEECDTSTVSLQMGTNKMASQQGMTTYGLPRQVYDNKYCSNPDEFINNGERAEFDGTMYYD; this is encoded by the exons ATGTCAAAGAATTTCAAAGGTGGACCATCCTTCGGACTTTCTGCTGAGGTCAAAAGTAAG TTGGCCCAGAAGTATGACCCCCAGAAGGAGGAGGAGCTGAGGCTGTGGATCCAGGACGTAACAGGCAAGAAGATCGCTGATCCTTTCATGGAGAATCTAAAGGATGGGGTCATCTTGTGCGA ACTTATCAACACACTTCAGCCAGGATCTGTGAGAAAGATTAACACTTCCCCTCAAAACTGGCATCAG CTGGAAAACATTGGCAATTTTGTCCGAGCCATCACAGTTTATGGTATGAAGCCATACGATTTGTTTGAGGCCAACGACCTGTTTGAGAATACCAACTACACCCAGGTCCAGAGCACGCTCATCACCCTGGCTGGAATT GCCCAGTCCAAAGGTTTCCACTCCAAGCATGACATGGGAGTGAAGTATGCAACAGCACACCAGCGCCGTTTTGCCCCAGACATGCTGAAGGAAGGGCGCAATGTCATCGGCCTGCAG ATGGGTACCAACAAACTTGCCAGCCAGAAGGGCATGACATCTTATGGCACGCGGCGTCACCTGTACGACCCGAGGGGGGGAATGGAGAACCCTCTGGACCAATCCACCATCAGCCTCCAGATGGGCACCAATAAGGGTGCCAACCAG TCTGGCATGACGGCCCCTGGCACCAGGAGACACATCTATGACAAGAGTCTGGGCTTGGAGGAATGCGACACCTCCACCGTCTCACTGCAGATGGGCACCAACAAGATGGCGTCCCAACAGGGCATGACCACATATGGCCTCCCTCGGCAGGTCTACGACAACAAGTACTGCTCCAACCCTGATGAATTCATCAACAACGGGGAGAGGGCTGAGTTTGACGGTACTATGTACTATGACTAA